A genomic segment from uncultured Marinifilum sp. encodes:
- a CDS encoding efflux RND transporter periplasmic adaptor subunit, whose amino-acid sequence MKKIIIALMIPLLFACSSNNEEKDLSNAEQLKKYKSEFAILKKKITILEKKIKSENQEEEKVNVLVSDLKSSKFEHFIQVTGNVEADKNITITPETAGNIISIDVVEGQRVNKGDVLGRLNTSQIQRMIDEAKTNLDLTRTIFERQERLWNQKIGSEIEFLQAKTNKESLERNLEALEAQKDMAIITAPFNGIIDQIHQKKGELAGPSIPFAQLVNIDKVYVEGDVSEKYLNNIKAGAIVQLNFPAIDLDIEAPIFRTSNVIDPGNRSFQLRINLNNSKHKIKPNLISIMRIKDYEIDNALVVPSIIIKKDFEGTYLYLAKKEGDHFIAKKTYVKISRTYNNLSLVESGLKLGDKIITEGFSQVVNGTLISYK is encoded by the coding sequence ATGAAAAAAATAATTATTGCACTAATGATTCCGCTTTTATTTGCATGCTCTTCTAATAATGAAGAGAAGGATTTAAGCAATGCAGAACAGTTGAAGAAATACAAAAGCGAATTTGCAATTTTGAAGAAGAAAATTACAATTCTCGAGAAAAAAATTAAAAGTGAAAATCAGGAGGAAGAGAAAGTAAATGTTCTTGTTTCGGATTTAAAGAGCTCAAAATTTGAGCATTTTATACAAGTAACAGGTAATGTTGAAGCTGATAAAAATATTACAATTACCCCCGAAACTGCCGGAAATATAATATCTATTGATGTGGTAGAGGGACAACGTGTAAATAAAGGAGATGTATTGGGTAGGTTGAATACCTCGCAAATTCAACGTATGATAGACGAGGCTAAAACCAATCTCGATCTTACAAGAACAATATTCGAAAGACAGGAAAGACTTTGGAATCAGAAAATAGGTTCTGAAATAGAGTTCTTACAGGCTAAAACCAATAAGGAATCATTGGAAAGAAATTTGGAGGCTCTCGAAGCTCAGAAAGATATGGCAATTATAACAGCTCCTTTTAATGGTATTATCGACCAAATTCATCAAAAGAAGGGAGAGTTGGCTGGTCCTTCTATTCCTTTTGCTCAATTGGTAAATATCGATAAGGTATATGTAGAAGGTGATGTATCAGAAAAATATCTTAATAACATTAAAGCTGGTGCTATTGTTCAACTTAATTTTCCAGCTATTGATTTGGATATTGAAGCTCCAATTTTTCGTACATCTAACGTAATCGATCCGGGAAACAGAAGTTTTCAGCTTAGAATTAACCTAAACAATTCGAAGCATAAAATTAAGCCTAATTTAATTTCTATAATGAGAATTAAGGATTATGAAATTGATAATGCACTGGTGGTTCCTTCTATTATTATTAAGAAAGATTTTGAAGGCACTTATCTGTATTTGGCAAAAAAAGAGGGTGATCATTTTATTGCAAAGAAAACTTACGTTAAAATTTCCAGAACTTATAATAATCTATCATTAGTAGAATCGGGATTAAAATTAGGCGATAAAATTATTACCGAAGGATTTTCTCAGGTTGTTAACGGAACGCTAATTAGCTATAAGTAA
- the asnS gene encoding asparagine--tRNA ligase: MEQKRIKIKELLISNEIGSTVNVKGWVRTKRGNKQINFVALNDGSTIQNLQIVVDVPNFNEDLLKKITTGAAISVVGEVIESQGSGQSVEIAAKTIEVLGVADPEKYPLQPKKHSLEFLREKAHLRFRTSTFSAVFRIRHAMAYAVHEFFNKKGFFYMHTPLITGSDAEGAGEMFRVSTLDAKNPPLNEDGTINYKEDFFGKETNLTVSGQLEGELGAMSLGEIYTFGPTFRAENSNTTRHLAEFWMIEPEMAFYDIIDNMNLAEEFLKYMIKYALDNCMEDLQFLSKRLQEEEKGLKADDRSMELIEKLRFVLENDFVRLTYTEAIDILRNSKPNKKKKFQYIIDGWGADLQSEHERYLVEKKFKKPVILIDYPKEIKSFYMKQNEDGKTVAAMDILFPGIGEIIGGSQREEDYDKLVTRMKEMGVPADEMDWYLDTRRFGSATHSGFGLGFERMMLFVTGMGNIRDVIPFPRTPNNAEF; the protein is encoded by the coding sequence ATGGAACAGAAAAGAATTAAGATCAAAGAACTGTTGATTTCAAACGAAATTGGCAGTACAGTGAATGTGAAAGGGTGGGTAAGAACAAAGCGCGGTAACAAGCAAATTAATTTCGTGGCTTTAAATGATGGTTCTACTATTCAAAATCTTCAGATTGTTGTTGATGTTCCTAATTTTAATGAGGATTTGCTTAAAAAAATTACAACCGGAGCAGCTATTTCTGTAGTTGGAGAAGTAATTGAATCGCAAGGTAGCGGGCAATCGGTTGAAATTGCTGCAAAAACTATCGAAGTACTTGGTGTTGCCGATCCTGAAAAGTATCCCTTACAACCAAAAAAACACTCTTTAGAGTTTTTAAGAGAAAAAGCACATTTGCGTTTTCGTACCAGTACATTTAGTGCTGTATTTCGTATTCGTCATGCAATGGCTTATGCGGTGCACGAATTCTTTAACAAAAAAGGATTCTTTTATATGCATACTCCATTAATTACCGGATCGGATGCCGAAGGAGCTGGAGAAATGTTTAGAGTAAGTACTTTAGATGCTAAAAATCCGCCTTTAAACGAGGATGGAACAATTAACTATAAGGAAGATTTTTTCGGTAAAGAGACCAATTTAACCGTATCGGGTCAACTAGAAGGTGAGTTAGGAGCTATGTCTTTGGGTGAAATTTACACTTTTGGCCCTACTTTCCGTGCCGAAAATTCAAATACTACTCGTCATCTGGCTGAGTTTTGGATGATAGAACCAGAAATGGCTTTCTATGATATTATTGATAATATGAATTTGGCCGAAGAATTTTTAAAGTATATGATTAAATATGCTTTAGATAATTGTATGGAAGACCTTCAATTCTTAAGTAAAAGATTACAGGAAGAAGAAAAAGGTTTAAAGGCAGACGATCGTTCAATGGAATTAATTGAGAAATTAAGATTTGTATTGGAAAACGATTTTGTTCGCTTAACCTATACCGAAGCTATCGATATTCTTCGTAACTCTAAACCTAACAAGAAAAAGAAATTCCAATATATTATTGATGGTTGGGGAGCTGATTTACAATCGGAGCATGAAAGATATTTGGTAGAGAAAAAATTCAAAAAACCAGTTATTCTTATCGATTATCCAAAAGAAATTAAATCGTTTTATATGAAACAAAACGAGGACGGTAAAACAGTAGCCGCTATGGATATTTTATTCCCTGGAATTGGAGAAATTATTGGAGGATCGCAACGTGAAGAAGATTACGATAAATTGGTAACTCGCATGAAAGAAATGGGTGTGCCTGCCGATGAAATGGATTGGTATTTAGATACTCGTCGTTTTGGTTCTGCTACTCATAGTGGGTTTGGTTTAGGCTTTGAACGAATGATGCTATTTGTTACCGGAATGGGAAATATTCGCGACGTAATTCCTTTTCCAAGAACCCCGAATAATGCTGAATTTTAA
- a CDS encoding TetR/AcrR family transcriptional regulator has product MSDQKEYITYKSWKLFSKKGIRNVTMDDIAKKLGISKKTIYRFFKNKSELVEHALEWYFQNLAFSFKSPKISELNAIDQYVEFYKFVTEQISNKSHTLQYDLKKYYPKLWDKFNLKTINRFQSELDGNLQQGVKEGLYRKELNIVFISKTMARLYLSMNQLNDYIFEKEDILNIDYHKELGTYHLYGVCTPKGIEYFKNKLK; this is encoded by the coding sequence ATGAGTGATCAGAAGGAATACATTACCTATAAATCGTGGAAATTATTTTCTAAAAAAGGAATTAGAAATGTAACTATGGATGATATTGCCAAGAAATTGGGGATATCAAAAAAAACTATTTATCGTTTTTTTAAAAATAAAAGCGAATTGGTTGAGCATGCTTTGGAATGGTATTTCCAAAACCTTGCTTTCTCTTTTAAATCTCCCAAAATATCCGAATTAAATGCAATAGATCAGTATGTTGAATTTTATAAATTTGTTACAGAACAAATTAGTAACAAAAGTCATACTCTTCAATATGATTTAAAAAAATACTATCCAAAACTTTGGGATAAGTTTAATTTAAAGACTATTAATAGATTTCAGAGCGAATTAGATGGTAATTTGCAACAAGGAGTGAAAGAAGGACTATATAGAAAGGAATTAAATATTGTATTTATAAGTAAAACAATGGCTCGCTTGTATTTGAGTATGAATCAGCTTAATGATTATATTTTTGAAAAGGAAGATATTTTAAATATCGATTATCATAAAGAATTAGGAACATACCATTTATATGGTGTATGCACTCCAAAAGGAATAGAATACTTTAAAAATAAACTAAAATAG
- a CDS encoding AMP-binding protein has translation MIQNKLVNALQESIQKNRDLPAFSNYQKDTISYAEVAQRIHWMHIFFKELGIKKGDKIAVIGRNLSNWGVTYLGAVTYGAVIVPILPDFNSSDIHHIINHSESKILFATENLFNKIDDSKTGKLKGIISLGNLEILCAASEKFEKAFKVSNQKAKEKPVDIDNLNFADPKEDDIAVLSYTSGTSGFSKGVMLPYKSLYSNVKIGFDYIDLKTQDKIVSFLPLAHVFGCMFEFLTEFCCGCHVVFLSRVPTPQIITKAFQDVKPRLICLVPLIMEKIYKKRILPVLESRRVKLMLKIPLLERKIYKKIRSTLIDTFGGNFIEVIIGGAALSKEVEDFLKKIEFPFTVGYGMTECGPLISYSSNKDFRSHSCGKVVDRMQVRINSDDPYNTVGEIQVKGNNVMKGYYKNPEATAECLSKDGWLGTGDLGVIDKDNTIYIKGRSKNMLLGPSGQNIYPEEIEASLNNMPFIQESIVTDDKDHKLIALIYPDYEACDAEGLDKDEIEQAINKDKQILNKDLAAFTKISRVILFPEEFKKTPKRNIKRYLYTNLYH, from the coding sequence ATGATTCAAAATAAGTTAGTAAACGCATTACAAGAATCGATACAGAAAAATCGTGATCTTCCGGCTTTTAGTAATTATCAAAAAGATACCATTAGCTATGCCGAAGTGGCTCAGCGTATTCATTGGATGCACATTTTCTTTAAAGAACTGGGCATTAAAAAAGGAGATAAAATAGCAGTTATAGGCCGAAATTTAAGTAATTGGGGAGTTACATATCTGGGAGCTGTTACCTATGGTGCAGTAATAGTACCAATTTTGCCAGATTTTAATTCCAGTGATATTCATCATATAATAAACCATTCGGAGTCGAAAATATTATTTGCCACCGAAAATCTTTTCAATAAAATTGATGATTCGAAAACAGGAAAACTTAAAGGAATTATTTCTTTGGGTAATTTAGAAATACTTTGTGCTGCCAGCGAAAAATTTGAAAAAGCATTCAAAGTATCAAATCAAAAAGCAAAAGAAAAACCAGTTGATATCGATAATTTAAATTTTGCTGATCCTAAAGAAGATGATATTGCTGTTCTTTCCTATACATCGGGAACTTCTGGTTTCTCAAAAGGAGTTATGTTACCTTATAAATCTTTATACTCGAATGTGAAAATTGGTTTCGATTATATTGATTTAAAAACGCAAGATAAGATTGTATCCTTTCTGCCATTGGCTCATGTATTTGGCTGTATGTTCGAATTTTTAACAGAGTTTTGTTGTGGTTGCCATGTGGTATTTTTATCAAGAGTACCAACTCCTCAAATTATTACAAAGGCTTTTCAGGATGTTAAACCACGCTTAATATGTCTGGTTCCATTAATTATGGAGAAAATTTATAAGAAGAGAATTTTGCCTGTTCTGGAAAGTCGCAGGGTAAAATTAATGCTTAAAATTCCTTTACTGGAACGAAAAATCTACAAAAAAATTAGAAGTACATTAATAGATACTTTTGGCGGTAATTTTATAGAAGTTATTATTGGCGGTGCAGCTTTAAGTAAAGAGGTTGAAGATTTTTTGAAAAAAATTGAATTTCCTTTTACAGTAGGATATGGAATGACCGAATGTGGGCCATTAATAAGCTATAGCTCAAATAAAGATTTTCGATCCCACTCATGCGGAAAAGTTGTTGATCGCATGCAGGTGCGTATTAATTCCGATGATCCTTATAATACAGTAGGCGAAATTCAGGTAAAAGGTAATAACGTAATGAAAGGTTATTATAAAAACCCCGAAGCAACAGCTGAATGTTTGAGTAAAGATGGATGGTTGGGAACAGGAGATTTAGGTGTTATTGATAAAGACAATACTATCTATATTAAAGGAAGAAGTAAAAATATGCTTTTGGGTCCGTCGGGACAAAATATTTATCCCGAAGAAATTGAAGCAAGCTTAAATAATATGCCTTTTATACAGGAATCGATAGTTACCGACGATAAAGATCATAAACTAATTGCTTTAATTTATCCCGACTACGAGGCATGTGATGCTGAAGGTTTAGATAAAGATGAAATTGAGCAGGCAATAAATAAAGACAAACAAATTTTAAATAAAGATCTTGCTGCATTTACAAAAATTTCGAGAGTAATTCTTTTCCCCGAGGAGTTTAAGAAAACTCCCAAACGAAATATTAAAAGATATTTGTACACTAATTTGTACCACTAG
- a CDS encoding TolC family protein codes for MKNILLTILVIFFGFSYQTLAQTEVSENFSLSEAQEFALKNSYSVKGTDYDLQVARKKVWETIADGLPQIDFSADYTNNLKLSKSPLPVEFANVIRAMSGEPTSDEPMFVSFAQQYSGSAGITVNQKIFDGSYIVGTMAAKVYLQLSKDQKEKSEIEIKDAVAQAYYTVLVAKENYKTIKDNLEINEKLLKEIEAYYKNGFREELDVDQIRLNRNNAKTDLSDAKRAIRTALIVLKFTMGLDVDKQIKLTNTLGSLVDPIRSVSPAISGYDVSNHIDYKIMSTQLKAQDLLIKNEQAAYLPNISAFYTYNKSTSTDYSNVLKSEVPWFNSSILGFKVSMPIFSAGKRRSRVKQQKIEYLNLENDLLMTEQNLKKDLSISFSNLLNAQEKYENDSEGSKIAKRIYDRTRIKFNEGISTSTELSENEKQYIDAHAAYINSTLMLLNSKIAFDKALSKL; via the coding sequence ATGAAAAATATCCTACTAACAATTTTGGTTATTTTTTTCGGATTCAGTTATCAAACACTAGCACAAACTGAGGTTTCAGAAAATTTTAGCCTAAGCGAAGCACAGGAATTTGCTTTGAAAAATTCATATTCGGTAAAGGGTACCGATTATGATTTGCAGGTTGCCAGAAAAAAAGTTTGGGAAACCATTGCCGATGGTTTACCTCAAATAGATTTTTCGGCAGACTATACAAATAATTTAAAATTAAGTAAGTCGCCATTGCCTGTCGAGTTTGCTAATGTTATTAGAGCAATGAGTGGAGAACCTACTTCCGATGAGCCTATGTTCGTATCCTTTGCTCAGCAATATTCCGGATCGGCAGGTATAACTGTAAATCAGAAAATTTTTGATGGTTCGTATATTGTAGGAACAATGGCAGCGAAAGTTTATTTACAGCTTTCTAAAGATCAGAAAGAAAAATCGGAAATAGAAATTAAAGATGCAGTAGCGCAAGCTTATTATACCGTATTGGTTGCAAAAGAGAATTACAAAACAATAAAGGATAATCTCGAGATTAACGAGAAGTTGTTAAAAGAAATAGAAGCTTATTATAAAAATGGTTTTCGCGAAGAGTTGGATGTTGATCAGATTCGTTTGAATCGTAATAATGCGAAAACCGACTTATCGGATGCAAAAAGAGCTATTCGCACCGCGCTAATTGTTCTTAAATTTACAATGGGACTCGATGTTGATAAGCAAATTAAATTAACAAATACATTAGGAAGTCTAGTAGATCCTATTAGATCGGTAAGTCCTGCAATTTCGGGTTATGATGTTTCAAATCATATCGATTATAAAATTATGAGTACGCAGTTAAAGGCGCAGGATTTGTTAATAAAAAACGAGCAAGCAGCTTACTTGCCTAATATTTCGGCTTTTTATACATATAATAAAAGTACAAGTACCGATTATTCTAATGTGTTAAAATCGGAAGTTCCCTGGTTTAACTCATCCATATTAGGATTTAAAGTAAGTATGCCAATTTTTTCGGCTGGTAAAAGAAGATCTCGCGTTAAGCAACAAAAAATTGAATATTTAAACCTAGAGAATGATCTTTTAATGACCGAGCAAAATCTGAAAAAAGATTTAAGTATTTCTTTTTCGAACTTGTTAAATGCTCAGGAAAAATATGAAAATGATAGCGAGGGTTCTAAAATTGCAAAAAGAATTTACGATAGAACACGAATTAAATTTAACGAAGGAATTTCTACTAGTACAGAATTATCCGAAAACGAAAAACAATATATCGATGCTCATGCAGCATATATTAACTCAACACTTATGTTGTTGAATTCTAAAATTGCTTTTGATAAAGCATTGAGTAAACTTTAA
- a CDS encoding head GIN domain-containing protein — protein MKSIKKIISPILILLFSFLIVNPLKADGIKGNGNIKSENREVSNFENIKINGAFTIYLSQDDDYSLKIVADENILKIIKSKVKNDVLYISTEKSIYKSRELKLYIGFKHLSGIKANGAISLKSDQSLRFDKLDIEINGASSANLNLSANRLSIDNSGASTIKLAGKSEEIEIDISGAGSVNAIDLIAKKANIDISGVGSGKVHVEEELRVNISGIGSVKYKGNPKVTSDISFLGSLRKY, from the coding sequence ATGAAAAGTATAAAGAAAATAATATCGCCAATTTTAATTCTATTGTTTAGTTTTTTAATTGTAAATCCGCTTAAAGCGGATGGAATTAAAGGAAACGGAAATATAAAATCGGAAAATCGTGAGGTTAGTAATTTCGAAAACATAAAAATTAATGGCGCATTTACTATTTATCTGTCGCAAGACGACGATTACAGCTTAAAAATTGTTGCCGACGAAAATATTCTGAAAATAATAAAAAGTAAAGTTAAAAATGATGTTTTATATATAAGCACCGAAAAATCGATTTATAAATCGAGAGAACTTAAGCTTTACATTGGATTTAAACATTTAAGCGGAATAAAAGCCAATGGTGCTATTTCTCTTAAAAGCGATCAATCTTTACGTTTCGATAAATTAGATATTGAAATAAATGGAGCTTCATCTGCTAATTTAAACTTATCAGCCAATCGTTTATCAATTGATAACAGCGGTGCTTCCACCATAAAATTAGCAGGTAAATCGGAGGAAATAGAAATTGATATTTCGGGTGCCGGAAGTGTAAATGCTATTGACTTAATTGCAAAAAAAGCTAATATTGACATAAGTGGTGTTGGAAGTGGAAAAGTGCATGTAGAGGAAGAATTAAGAGTGAATATCTCGGGTATTGGATCGGTAAAATATAAAGGTAATCCGAAAGTTACCAGCGATATTTCCTTTCTTGGAAGCTTAAGAAAATACTAA
- a CDS encoding efflux RND transporter permease subunit, translated as MDKIKDTTSSENIHREFKPTFGALKNKNSIFILTAILVMFGWFSYKSMPREYFPEVVIPNIMISTPYPGNSPVDIENLVTRPIEKELKSLKGVKKLSSASYEDMSLIVVEFNTNVPVKQALQDTKDKVDKSLSELPDDLDTDPIVEDIDFADFPIMSVNLSGDFGLDDLKEFAEELQDKFEALPEVSEADIKGIDEREIKINADLHKMEANGVSFNDIETAISDENVTVSAGTLITDNTRRSIRTSADYTNMQQIENTIVKVVNGRVVYLKDVADIEDGYEELSSISRLDNHPVVSLSITKKSGENLLAATDQIYKIIDQEKINGTLPRGLIVTVTNDTSEDVRGQVADLENSIIMGMLLVILILYLFMGLRNALFSGLAIPMSMLISFIVLNQVGYTVNQMILFSLILALGMLVDNAIVVVENVYRLHEEGLSKLEATKKGVSEIAGPIISSTATTLAAFFPLLLWGGIMGEFMKYLPITLIVVLASSLFVALILNPVFTASFVKIDDVNKKMDKKKYIIIASAFLLISIPFYLMKIFGGVDSYLMANIFAVIGLIILLNLSVLKPFARWFQTVFLVVLENRYEKTLRFALKGVRPLLFFAGTFLLMITSIGFYFSTNPLFVFFPDNDPKSVYITMELPLGTDIHKTNELTERVENIVSNIMDPYMGIVRSISTNVGSGKGGMFSASRAANKSLTTISFVEFKERNGLSTSDIMKELTAGFEGFIGANIFVEKDDQGPPVGYPVNIEISGDDFKTLLKEANRVKQMLDEDRIAGVEELKLDLDQGKPEMLINIDRDKVRRFGLSTNQVARALRNSLYGLEVSKFKDGEDEYDIMLRYKDKYRYDVPALMNQKISVISPVNNKRVQLPISAVADYSYGSTYERINRIENTRVVTIYSNVKEGYNANIINARVRELLSDFEMSKGYTYKLTGEQEEQEETQAFLTQALMIALALITLILVTQFNSAVKPIIIMITVLFSTIGVFLGLGIFQMPFVILMTGIGIISLAGIVVNNGIVLVDYIDLLRKRKIENTDMTGRKYLNSDEEVDCIAMAGKTRLRPVLLTAITTVLGLLPLAVGMNFDFVTLFKDFNPHLSFGSDSTAFWGPMSWTVIFGLTVATFLTLVIAPVMFRLATQIEHKFYRLFQKK; from the coding sequence ATGGATAAAATTAAAGATACAACTTCTTCCGAGAATATTCATCGGGAGTTTAAACCCACATTTGGAGCTTTAAAGAATAAGAATTCTATTTTTATTCTTACAGCTATTCTGGTTATGTTCGGGTGGTTTTCATATAAAAGTATGCCCAGAGAATACTTTCCCGAAGTGGTAATTCCAAATATCATGATTTCTACTCCTTATCCAGGAAACTCTCCTGTAGATATTGAGAATTTGGTAACTCGCCCCATAGAGAAAGAATTAAAATCGCTTAAGGGTGTTAAAAAATTAAGCTCGGCCTCTTACGAAGATATGAGTTTAATTGTAGTTGAATTTAATACAAATGTACCTGTAAAACAAGCTCTTCAGGATACAAAAGATAAAGTAGATAAATCTTTAAGCGAACTGCCTGATGATTTAGATACCGATCCTATTGTGGAAGATATCGATTTTGCCGATTTTCCTATTATGAGTGTTAACCTGTCGGGAGATTTTGGATTAGATGACTTAAAGGAGTTTGCCGAAGAGCTCCAGGATAAGTTTGAAGCTCTACCCGAAGTTTCCGAAGCAGATATTAAAGGTATAGACGAGAGAGAGATTAAAATTAATGCCGATTTGCATAAGATGGAAGCTAATGGTGTTAGTTTTAATGATATTGAAACAGCTATTAGCGATGAAAACGTAACAGTTAGCGCCGGTACTTTAATTACCGATAATACAAGAAGAAGTATTCGTACCAGTGCCGATTATACTAACATGCAACAAATTGAAAATACAATTGTAAAAGTTGTAAATGGCAGAGTTGTATACCTTAAGGATGTTGCCGATATTGAAGATGGCTATGAAGAACTTTCATCCATTTCACGTTTGGACAATCATCCGGTAGTATCATTGTCTATTACCAAAAAATCGGGTGAAAACCTTTTGGCTGCAACCGATCAGATATATAAAATAATTGATCAGGAAAAAATAAACGGAACTCTTCCTCGCGGATTAATTGTTACTGTTACCAACGATACTTCCGAGGATGTTAGAGGACAAGTAGCCGACCTAGAAAATTCCATTATTATGGGAATGTTGCTTGTAATTCTTATTCTTTATCTTTTTATGGGTTTAAGAAATGCATTATTCTCGGGTTTGGCAATTCCAATGTCTATGCTTATTTCCTTTATTGTGTTAAATCAGGTTGGTTATACGGTTAATCAAATGATTCTTTTCTCGCTTATTTTGGCGCTTGGAATGCTGGTAGATAATGCCATTGTGGTTGTCGAAAATGTTTATCGCCTGCACGAAGAAGGTCTTTCTAAACTGGAAGCAACGAAAAAAGGTGTTAGCGAAATTGCCGGACCAATTATTTCGTCAACAGCAACTACTCTGGCTGCATTTTTTCCACTTTTATTGTGGGGTGGAATTATGGGTGAGTTTATGAAATATCTGCCAATTACATTAATTGTTGTGCTTGCTTCATCTTTATTTGTTGCACTAATTTTAAATCCGGTTTTTACTGCCAGTTTTGTTAAAATTGATGATGTAAACAAAAAAATGGATAAGAAAAAATACATCATTATTGCTTCTGCGTTTTTATTGATTTCTATACCATTTTATTTAATGAAAATATTTGGTGGGGTAGATAGTTATTTAATGGCAAATATTTTTGCAGTAATTGGTCTTATAATTCTTCTTAACCTTTCTGTCTTAAAACCTTTTGCACGTTGGTTTCAAACAGTATTTTTAGTTGTGCTTGAGAACAGATACGAAAAAACTTTGCGTTTTGCCCTGAAAGGAGTGCGTCCGCTATTATTTTTTGCAGGAACATTTTTATTAATGATTACCTCCATAGGTTTCTATTTTAGTACCAATCCATTATTCGTATTTTTTCCCGATAACGATCCAAAATCGGTGTATATAACTATGGAATTACCATTAGGAACCGATATTCATAAAACCAATGAACTAACCGAAAGAGTAGAAAATATAGTTAGTAATATAATGGATCCTTATATGGGAATTGTTCGTTCTATTTCTACAAATGTAGGATCGGGTAAAGGAGGAATGTTTTCGGCAAGCAGAGCTGCTAATAAATCTTTAACTACAATTTCTTTTGTGGAGTTTAAAGAGAGAAACGGACTTAGTACTTCTGATATTATGAAGGAGTTAACTGCAGGTTTCGAAGGATTTATAGGTGCTAATATATTTGTAGAAAAAGACGATCAGGGGCCTCCGGTTGGCTATCCTGTTAATATTGAAATTTCAGGTGATGATTTTAAAACTCTATTAAAGGAAGCGAATCGTGTTAAGCAAATGCTCGATGAAGATAGAATTGCTGGTGTTGAAGAGTTAAAATTGGATTTAGATCAGGGGAAACCCGAAATGTTAATTAATATCGATCGCGATAAGGTTCGTCGTTTTGGATTATCTACCAACCAGGTGGCAAGAGCGCTTCGAAATTCCTTATACGGACTCGAAGTATCTAAATTTAAAGATGGTGAAGATGAATACGATATTATGCTTCGCTATAAAGATAAATACAGATATGATGTTCCGGCTTTAATGAATCAGAAAATTAGTGTGATAAGCCCTGTAAATAATAAAAGGGTACAATTACCTATTTCGGCTGTTGCCGATTATTCTTATGGTTCAACATACGAACGAATTAACAGAATTGAAAATACTCGCGTAGTTACCATTTATTCTAATGTTAAGGAAGGATATAATGCAAATATTATAAATGCAAGAGTTAGAGAGTTGCTTAGCGATTTTGAAATGTCGAAAGGTTATACTTATAAACTTACTGGCGAACAGGAGGAACAGGAAGAAACTCAGGCATTTTTAACTCAGGCATTAATGATTGCTCTTGCTTTAATTACTTTAATTCTTGTTACTCAATTTAATTCGGCAGTAAAACCAATAATTATAATGATTACTGTATTATTTAGTACCATTGGCGTATTTTTAGGATTAGGAATTTTTCAAATGCCGTTCGTAATTTTAATGACAGGAATTGGAATTATTTCCTTAGCTGGTATTGTTGTTAATAATGGAATTGTATTGGTCGATTATATCGATTTACTTAGAAAACGTAAAATTGAAAATACAGATATGACAGGTCGTAAATATTTGAATTCTGATGAAGAGGTTGATTGTATAGCCATGGCTGGAAAAACTCGATTGCGACCAGTATTGTTAACTGCAATTACCACAGTTCTTGGTTTATTACCTCTTGCAGTGGGTATGAATTTCGATTTTGTTACATTGTTTAAAGATTTTAATCCTCATTTATCTTTTGGAAGCGATAGTACAGCTTTTTGGGGACCAATGTCTTGGACAGTAATATTTGGATTAACAGTTGCAACCTTCTTAACCCTTGTAATTGCGCCGGTAATGTTTCGTTTGGCAACACAAATTGAGCATAAATTTTACAGATTATTTCAAAAGAAATAA